The Methyloferula stellata AR4 genome includes a window with the following:
- a CDS encoding HIT family protein → MSAAYDDTNIFAKILRGELPCYKIFEDDAALAFMDIMPRTQGHCLVIPKVPARNVLDIPPDDLSKLIPRVQKVAQAAKIAMQADGITLHQYNEPAGGQVIFHLHFHVMPRFAGIELRPHTGQMEKAEVLEANRDKIIAALN, encoded by the coding sequence ATGTCCGCAGCCTATGACGACACCAATATTTTCGCGAAAATTCTGCGCGGGGAATTGCCCTGTTACAAAATCTTCGAGGACGACGCCGCGCTCGCCTTCATGGACATCATGCCCCGCACACAGGGCCATTGCCTCGTCATCCCGAAAGTGCCGGCGCGCAATGTGCTCGACATTCCGCCCGACGATCTGTCAAAGCTCATCCCGCGCGTGCAAAAGGTCGCGCAGGCCGCGAAGATTGCCATGCAGGCCGACGGGATCACGCTGCATCAATATAATGAACCGGCCGGCGGCCAGGTGATCTTCCACCTGCATTTTCACGTCATGCCGCGCTTTGCCGGCATCGAGCTTCGCCCGCATACGGGCCAGATGGAAAAAGCCGAAGTGCTTGAAGCCAATCGCGACAAGATCATCGCGGCGCTGAATTAG
- the clpA gene encoding ATP-dependent Clp protease ATP-binding subunit ClpA, whose product MPSFSRNLEQSLHRALAIANERHHEYATLEHLLLSLTDDGDAAAVLRACSVDLDLLKKNLRDYIEQELDNLVSEGREDAKPTAGFQRVIQRAVIHVQSSGREEVTGANVLVAIFAERESHAAYFLQEQDMTRYDAVNYISHGIAKRPGMSDPSKAPRGVEEEAEGREPKEGKEGEKKKEGALDAYCINLNKKAKDGKIDPLIGREAEVQRTIQVLCRRHKNNPLLVGDPGVGKTAIAEGLARKIIKNEVPEVLAEATVFALDMGTLLAGTRYRGDFEERLKQVMKEIENHKKAILFIDEIHTVIGAGATSGGAMDASNLLKPALAQGTLRCIGSTTYKEYRQYFEKDRALVRRFQKIDVNEPSIPDAIEIMKGLKPYFEEFHKIRYTNEAIKAAVELSARYIHDRKLPDKAIDVIDETGASQMLLPENKRKKTIGIKEVETTIATMARIPPKTVSKDDAEVLEHLVTTLERVVYGQNSAIEALTSAIKLARAGLRDGEKPIGSYLFSGPTGVGKTEVARQLATALGVELVRFDMSEYMERHTVSRLLGAPPGYVGFDQGGLLTDAIDQHPHCVLLLDEIEKAHPDLYNILLQVMDHGKLTDHTGKQIDFRNVIMIMTTNAGASDMQRESFGFTRGKREGEDTEAINRMFAPEFRNRLDAVVTFGRLPSEVIAKVVDKFIMQLDAQLAERNVSIELTDEARNWLIENGYDEHMGARPMARVIQTTIKTPLADEVLFGRLKNGGNVKVVVTADDAGNKKLGFVFPEGPVLPRPEKDIVEAGKKRVKAEPEVRRAKARKGKADDAEGDDEATDGDAPETVAETDEPSK is encoded by the coding sequence ATGCCGTCCTTCTCCCGCAATCTAGAACAGTCGCTCCACCGCGCCCTCGCGATAGCAAACGAGCGGCATCATGAATATGCAACTCTCGAGCATCTGCTGTTGAGCCTTACCGATGACGGCGACGCCGCCGCCGTGCTTCGCGCTTGCTCCGTCGATCTCGATCTCCTGAAGAAGAATTTGCGGGATTATATCGAGCAGGAGCTCGACAATCTCGTCAGCGAAGGCCGTGAAGACGCCAAGCCCACGGCAGGCTTCCAGCGCGTCATTCAGCGCGCGGTCATTCATGTGCAATCGTCCGGACGCGAGGAAGTGACGGGTGCCAACGTGCTCGTCGCGATCTTCGCCGAGCGCGAGAGCCACGCCGCCTATTTCCTGCAAGAGCAGGACATGACCCGCTACGACGCGGTCAATTACATCAGCCATGGCATTGCCAAGCGACCCGGCATGTCGGACCCCTCCAAGGCGCCGCGCGGCGTCGAGGAAGAGGCCGAAGGCCGCGAGCCGAAGGAAGGCAAAGAGGGCGAGAAGAAGAAAGAGGGCGCGCTCGACGCCTATTGCATCAACCTCAACAAGAAGGCCAAGGACGGCAAGATCGATCCGCTGATCGGCCGCGAGGCCGAAGTGCAGCGCACGATCCAGGTGCTCTGCCGCCGCCATAAGAACAACCCGCTGCTCGTTGGTGATCCCGGCGTCGGCAAGACCGCGATCGCCGAAGGTCTTGCCCGCAAGATCATCAAGAACGAAGTGCCGGAAGTTCTGGCCGAGGCTACCGTCTTCGCGCTCGACATGGGCACGCTGCTCGCCGGAACTCGCTATCGCGGCGATTTCGAAGAGCGCCTGAAGCAGGTCATGAAGGAGATCGAGAACCACAAGAAGGCGATCCTCTTCATCGATGAAATACACACCGTGATCGGTGCCGGCGCCACTTCGGGCGGCGCCATGGATGCGTCGAACCTGCTGAAGCCGGCTTTGGCGCAAGGCACGCTGCGCTGCATCGGCTCCACGACCTATAAGGAGTACCGCCAGTACTTCGAAAAGGATCGCGCGCTCGTCCGCCGCTTCCAGAAGATCGACGTCAATGAGCCGTCGATCCCGGATGCGATCGAGATCATGAAGGGCTTGAAGCCCTATTTCGAAGAGTTCCACAAGATCCGCTACACCAATGAAGCGATCAAGGCGGCTGTCGAACTCTCGGCCCGCTACATCCACGACCGCAAGCTGCCGGACAAAGCGATCGACGTGATCGACGAGACCGGCGCGAGTCAGATGCTTCTGCCGGAAAACAAGCGCAAGAAGACGATCGGCATCAAAGAGGTTGAGACCACCATTGCGACCATGGCGCGGATTCCTCCGAAGACCGTGTCGAAGGACGATGCCGAGGTTCTCGAACATCTCGTCACGACCCTGGAGCGTGTGGTCTATGGCCAAAACAGCGCCATCGAGGCTCTGACCTCGGCGATCAAGCTCGCCCGCGCCGGTCTGCGCGATGGCGAGAAGCCGATCGGCAGCTACCTCTTCTCGGGTCCAACCGGCGTCGGCAAGACCGAAGTGGCACGTCAGCTTGCAACGGCGCTCGGTGTTGAGCTCGTGCGCTTCGACATGTCGGAATATATGGAGCGCCACACAGTGTCGCGCCTCCTCGGTGCACCTCCCGGCTATGTCGGTTTCGACCAAGGCGGTCTGTTGACCGATGCGATCGATCAGCATCCGCATTGCGTGCTGTTGCTCGACGAAATCGAGAAGGCGCATCCCGACCTCTACAACATCCTGTTGCAGGTCATGGATCACGGCAAGCTGACGGATCACACCGGCAAGCAGATCGATTTCCGCAATGTCATCATGATCATGACGACCAATGCGGGCGCCTCCGACATGCAGCGTGAGAGCTTCGGCTTCACCCGCGGCAAGCGCGAGGGCGAGGATACGGAAGCGATCAACCGGATGTTCGCGCCGGAATTCCGCAACCGTCTCGATGCCGTCGTTACCTTCGGGCGTCTGCCGTCCGAGGTCATCGCCAAGGTTGTCGACAAGTTCATCATGCAGCTCGACGCGCAATTGGCCGAGCGCAACGTCTCGATCGAACTCACCGACGAAGCCCGCAACTGGCTCATCGAGAATGGTTATGACGAGCACATGGGCGCTCGCCCGATGGCGCGCGTCATCCAGACGACGATCAAGACGCCGCTCGCCGACGAAGTGCTGTTCGGCCGCCTGAAGAATGGCGGCAACGTCAAGGTTGTCGTGACGGCCGATGATGCGGGCAACAAGAAGCTCGGCTTTGTCTTCCCTGAAGGGCCGGTTCTACCGCGTCCGGAAAAGGACATCGTCGAAGCCGGCAAGAAGCGCGTCAAGGCGGAGCCGGAAGTGCGCCGTGCCAAAGCCCGCAAGGGTAAGGCCGACGATGCCGAGGGCGACGACGAGGCGACCGATGGCGATGCGCCGGAGACTGTCGCCGAAACCGACGAGCCTTCGAAATAA